In the Populus trichocarpa isolate Nisqually-1 chromosome 1, P.trichocarpa_v4.1, whole genome shotgun sequence genome, AACTGTTTAGCACCATCAAGATCTTTGATCCTACACAAACCACGAATAACAGATGAAAAAGGCTTAATCGCATACTTTTTTGCTTCTCCTTCAAAATCATTCAACATCTCCAAAGCTAAATTGACAGTTCCGTCATCCCGGCATAGTGATCCAATCAAAAAATAGAGAGCAGGCTTAGGTGGGCACTTGCTCTTCTCCTTTGCCAATAAATAAACTTTGTGGGCATCTTTTGCCTTACTCCCTTTACAAAACCAACAAATAATCTTACCGATTTTCTCACTATCAGGTAATGGTCCTTGATCCAGCATTTTCTCACAAACTATCCAAGCCCAATCATAAAAGGAGCGCCTACAAAGGGCTTCAATTGTATAATAATATGTCTCGGAATCCGGGACACAACCAAAATCCTTTGATTTGTCAAAAACCTCTAAAGCTGCCTTCCCTTTACCTAACTTAGACAACAAAGCTATCAACTGATTAAGACTCCCTACACTCACCAAACCCTCATTCTTTTCGCCAATTTCCCTAACCAAATCCCACAAAGCATAAGCATTTTTTCTTCTAAGCTCACTACTACATATAGAGGAAACAAGCACATCAATTGCACGAGTAGTAACGCTAAGATCCTGTTTCTTCATCGCCCATTTAAAAAACCTAATCAAATTCTCTCCCAAAACATGCGGGGTCTCGAGCACTTTCACCACAAACTCCTCATGTAAATCCAAGCTAAAAGTATCAAGAGTTGACTCTAAAGACCCATCATCACTACTTTGCAACAGATGCAACACATTCTCTAACTTCTCAACATCTATCTCATAAGTCTCGCTCTCCACATTCTCTTCTCCAGCAAGACTGACAACACTCACATCCCCCGAAGCACAAGTATCCATCCGGGCATCACCATTTTCACTAAAAGGCAGTGGAATTTGATCTGATAAACCCTCAAACTGGGTATCATTATGTTCCCCAGAAATAATTGAAGAATCATCATTGGTAGGGGGGGAATGATCGTTTTCATTTGGGTTTGAAGAGAAATATGAGAGGAATCTAAGGTTTTCACTAGATTGAGAGGAAACCCATACGGAGATATGAGATTGAGAAGGATATACCTTGTTGCTGTTGTTGGGGTTTTTGGTTGCACCAAAGTTCCGTGCTGCCACTCTGGATTTTGCTGCTATTGATCTCCacatctctctccctctctctctctctccgtcGCAGCGTCTGCAGGCGAGCTAGCTCTGTGAAATTTGAACGACCCGTTTTTTGGCCAAAAACCCTAACTTTGGAGGGGTTTTGTTCATCCAATCTAAAAAGGACCCACTTAACTGCTCGGGTCCtgctttttttgtttcctcttaATTCGGGTGCTGACCTGACCTGATGggtattaatatttgttttcacttttcacCTTCTCTTTTTTACGGAGTAACTATTTTTACCCGTTTGAT is a window encoding:
- the LOC7487529 gene encoding pentatricopeptide repeat-containing protein At3g02650, mitochondrial isoform X2 → MWRSIAAKSRVAARNFGATKNPNNSNKVYPSQSHISVWVSSQSSENLRFLSYFSSNPNENDHSPPTNDDSSIISGEHNDTQFEGLSDQIPLPFSENGDARMDTCASGDVSVVSLAGEENVESETYEIDVEKLENVLHLLQSSDDGSLESTLDTFSLDLHEEFVVKVLETPHVLGENLIRFFKWAMKKQDLSVTTRAIDVLVSSICSSELRRKNAYALWDLVREIGEKNEGLVSVGSLNQLIALLSKLGKGKAALEVFDKSKDFGCVPDSETYYYTIEALCRRSFYDWAWIVCEKMLDQGPLPDSEKIGKIICWFCKGSKAKDAHKVYLLAKEKSKCPPKPALYFLIGSLCRDDGTVNLALEMLNDFEGEAKKYAIKPFSSVIRGLCRIKDLDGAKQLLSKMIVEGPPPGNAVFNTVISGYCKGGDMKEAIEIMKLMESRGLKPDVYTYTVIISGYSNGGQMEEACYILSEAKKKHSKLSPVTYHALIRGYCKLDQFDKALELLAEMEKFGVQPNADEYNKLIQSLCLKSLDWGTAEKLFAEMKEKGLYLNSITRSLITAVKELEQEGLAKEVSIEV
- the LOC7487529 gene encoding pentatricopeptide repeat-containing protein At3g02650, mitochondrial isoform X1, encoding MWRSIAAKSRVAARNFGATKNPNNSNKVYPSQSHISVWVSSQSSENLRFLSYFSSNPNENDHSPPTNDDSSIISGEHNDTQFEGLSDQIPLPFSENGDARMDTCASGDVSVVSLAGEENVESETYEIDVEKLENVLHLLQSSDDGSLESTLDTFSLDLHEEFVVKVLETPHVLGENLIRFFKWAMKKQDLSVTTRAIDVLVSSICSSELRRKNAYALWDLVREIGEKNEGLVSVGSLNQLIALLSKLGKGKAALEVFDKSKDFGCVPDSETYYYTIEALCRRSFYDWAWIVCEKMLDQGPLPDSEKIGKIICWFCKGSKAKDAHKVYLLAKEKSKCPPKPALYFLIGSLCRDDGTVNLALEMLNDFEGEAKKYAIKPFSSVIRGLCRIKDLDGAKQLLSKMIVEGPPPGNAVFNTVISGYCKGGDMKEAIEIMKLMESRGLKPDVYTYTVIISGYSNGGQMEEACYILSEAKKKHSKLSPVTYHALIRGYCKLDQFDKALELLAEMEKFGVQPNADEYNKLIQSLCLKSLDWGTAEKLFAEMKEKGLYLNSITRSLITAVKELEQEGLAKEICAPAVLPKLDVC